CTTCCGTGTGAGGTTCAACGTCATAAGCTGCCCGTCATCCGGCCGCACCTCGAAGACGTGATCGCAGCCGTTGTAGACGACCACGATCTTGTCAGCACTGGCAACGCCGTAGTGCACGAGTTCTCGCCTTGAGAACTCCGACACGGTAAGGATCAGCTTGTGCCGTCTGCCGATAAAGAAGAACAGAAATTTGTACCACAGCCGGAAAGACAACGAATACGACTCGGGCGCGGAGAACACTTGGGCATCGTGTATCAGTGTCGCTGAATCGCGATGACACAACGGCCCGAGATTGCAGAGATTGAGAATGAAGTCTTTGCGGCGAGCCAGCGGGAGATAGCATTGCTCCCACGCTATTCTGTGCATCCGCCGAGCGATTGGATTCTCCTTGACGCACAGAATATTGCGGTAAGACGGAACGCCCGCGCTATTTCTGACTACGAGCGCATAGTCCGCGCCATTGGCAGACTGCTCTGCAATCAGTGCATCCGTCGCGGCAATGAGCTGTTCGGCAACCCTGTGCACGCCCGTTGGCGCTGCTCCAAAGAACTTGCCGTTAAACGCTATCGTCTTGTACATGCAGCACCGGTCCTCAAAGTTTTGCTGCCCGCTCGGGCGTCAGCCTGCCTCGCACGAAATCCCACAGGCCGATCAGATTGCCGCCCAGCCGCCCTCGCCGGTCGATCCACGGCTCCGGCGCAAAACTTCGCACCACGTTGCTACCGACATTGCGCAGAACATGATTGAGTGCGTCGCGCAAAGGCATGGTCTTCTTGCTCACCAGATAAAGCGGATTGATGACCTGCGAATAGCCGAGCTTGCGGCCGGACACCCTGCCTCGCTTGACGCCAAGATGCACGCCGAGTGCAGTATTGATGCGCACCAGGCGACCGCCGCGACTCAGGATCTGGCCGCCGAAGTCGCGATCTTCCTGCCAGCCATAGAGAACAAGACGCTCGTCGAAGCGGAGTCCGGCAATGCTGCTAGCTCGAAAGGCCATGTTGCAGCCGTAGGGGCAGCCCGTCGAAACGACCCGCAAGCTTTCCGGCACGTCCGCCCTTGCCAGGATGGCTTGCCCTTCTTCGACGGAATAACCCGGCCCATGGATACCATCGGCGAGTACCGCTCCCGTGACGCAGGAAATAGTGGGATCGCTATCCAGGGTCTTGAGCACTTCCGCGATCCATCGGCTGTGCATCAGGAAATCATCGTCCAGCAGGACCACGACGTCGGTGTCATCCGGCACGTGCTTCAAGGCATGGTTACGTTGCACGGTCAGGCCGGGCTGGCCCTTGAGCACGAGCAATCCGGGCCGGCTTGCGAGCTTGCCGGCATCCTCGTCCGAAACACAGGAGATGATGATCATATCCGGCTGCACAGTCTGCGAATCGACGAAGGCGACGACACGTTCAAGCACTTCGGCGCGCCCGCGCGTGGCGAAGATCAGACAGACCTTTGCTTGCCGGACAGACGATGGCAGACTCATTTCCCCGGACATGGCTACTTGCGAACAGACAGTCGAATTCAACATTCACCTCGTCGGCCAATGCATGTTTTTCTGGAAATCGGACAACGGCAGTCCGTCTTGTGCGGGATTCGATCGCCCGACCGTGCCAGCGAGCAAGCCATGCCAGCACCTCGGGGTCCATGCTATCGATGCCGCAAACGCAGCACTGCTGCCTACCCCACGCAAACGCGCGCTTCCTGAAAGCCGAAGCGTGTGATGCATGCGCTACGGCTCACGGATGCGAGAAACAACACCGGGCGCTCTTCCCTGCATGCGCGGCGTGGCCCATTCCTGGCGCCTGGGCGCGCGTCTCGGTGCACGTTGCGACAGTGCGCTCGCTGCGGCCGCAAACAGGTAGAAGGTCGCGCCCAGCTCGAACACCCCAGCAGCAAGCGAAGCGACGATCAAGGTCGCGATCATGCCGTGCCGTGCCGCGTGGCAGACGGCGCGTTCCGTCGGCGGGTAATGCGCCGAGACAGGCGACAGCAGCGCCTTGCCAATAAACATCCCGTAGCAGATCACGCCGACCGCGCCCAGGTTTGCCAGCACCACGACGAGGAAACTCGACGCGCGAATGCTGCCCAGTCCTACGCCTACCCCGTACGTGTCGATGAAGTTGGTCACGCCTTGCGTGTTCCAGCTCATCCGTTCGATGCCCGACGAGCTGCCCGCCTTGTTCATGACGGTGGCGTCGACGAAATCGGTCAGCGTTTTCGCCACGCCCGGCATGAACAGGATCACGTAGAGCGTGCCCAGCACGCCCGCGCAGGCAGCGATGATCCACATGCGCTGCTGGCGCGCGACGGCGCCAGCCGAAACACGGCCGGGCCGGCTGACCACCTGGACACACATGTATATGGCCAGCCCGACATACGCCGTGCCGGAAGTGGACATCAGCAACAGTGTCCCCGTCGCTATCGCGAGCGCCCCCGACAGCTTCGCGCGATAATCGAGCAGCCAGAGATTGAGGCAAAAGACGAACAGCGGCAGCGTGAAACTCGAAAACGCAGAAGTCTCGGCGAACGTGCCCGTGATACGCACCAGTCCGCCCAACTCTTCCCCGCTCAGATCGGCGTACTGAGCCGTCTTGATGACCGACATCACATCCAGACCGGCAGCATGAGTGACGAAATCGATCACGCCCGCCGACACGTCGAGAATGGTGAGCAGGAAAATGGCGTTCGCCAATACCCGGTATGCACCGCGATACTTGAGAAACACATACATGCAGGCATACACCACGAGATCGCCGATCAGATAGATCGCCTGCGACAGATTGCCGGAAACGGGGCCGAGCGGCTGCAGCACGGCGACACCCGTGACACTGCGGTCGACCGGGAAGACGAGCGTCGCGCCCTGAAACAGACGCGGCAGGATAACGGCGCCTGCGACACCCCACACGCAGGTGCAGAGCAGCCAGAAGCCCGGCTTTTCCATCGACAGCGCGTCGCCGATTCCCTTTCCGCCAGCGAGATTGAACGCCCTCAGGGCAAAGAAAACGAGAAAGAGCTGCGCCGGCATGATGCCGATCGTGCCCAGACTCAGCGCAAGCGTCATGGCAAACAGCGAAAATACCGCCATCGCGTAAACGGCGCCGCGAAACGATCCATGGAGCACCAGCAGCCCAATGACGATGACCAGGATTCCGTATATTGACGGCACTGCTCCCCCCTCCATTCACCGCACGCATGCGCGAGCGGACTTGCTGTATTGCACGGCTCAGGCAGAGCGCCAGCGGCGAATCTCCGGCGCCGGATCGGCGGACACTTTGCTGTCTTCGACCGCGCGTTCCACCACGCTCAGGAACTCGCGCCTGAACCGTTCCTGAGTAAAGCGCAGCGCGTTGCGGCGACACACTTCCGCGCGGAACGGCGGCGACTGTTCGAAGCGCTCCACCGCATCGACGATGGACTCCACGCTCTGTTCGCCGAAAAAGAGCCCCGTCGCCCGTTCGGGATCCTGCGATTCGACGACGATCTCCCGCACACCGCCACGGCCCAAGGCAATCACGGGCGTGCCGCAGGCCTGCGCTTCCACGACCGAAATTCCGAAATCTTCTTCCGCGGCAAAGACGAATGCGCGCGCGCGCTGCATGTAGTCGACCAGTGCCGCATCGGGCTGATAGCCGAGCAGCGTCACATTGGGCGTCGCGCATGCCTTGGCGCGCGCGAAATCCGTGCCGTCGCCGATCACCACGAGGCGCCGCGAAGGCATCGCCGCGAAGGCCTCGATGATCAGCGGGATGCGTTTGTACGGGACCATGCGCGAGGCAATCAGATAAAAGTCCTCGCGCTCCGTACTGAGTTCGAAGCGTTCGACATCGACGGGCGGATAGACCACCGTGGCGTCGCTGCCGTAGGCCTTGCGAATGCGCCGGCCCACGAAGGCCGAATTGGCGACAAAGGCATCCACGCCATGCGCGGTGCGGTGATCCCAGATACGCATGTAATGAAGCAGCAGACGCACGATCCAGCTCTTCATGCCGCGCTGCATGCCCGCCTCGGCCAGATATTGATGCTGCAGATCCCACGCGTAGCGAATCGGCGAGTGCACATAGCTCACGTGGACCTGATGCGGGCCCGTCAGCACGCCCTTGGCCACCGCATGATTCGACGAAATCACCAGATCGTAGCCGGACAGGTCGAACTGCTCGATAGCCAGCGGCATCAGCGGCAGATAGTGGCGAAACGATTTGCGCGCGCGCGGCAGATGCTGGATGAACGAGGTATGCGCGCGTTTGCCGCCCAGCACGTCGCGCTGCGCCTCAGGAAAAAAATCGACGACGCTGTACAGATCGGCGTGTGGGAACAGTTGAAGAATCTGCTCGACCACCTTTTCCGAGCCCGCATACGCAGCGAGCCAGTCATGCACGAGCGCTACGCGGCCAAAGCGACGTATGTCGTTAGCAGGGGTTGGGGCAAGCGTTACATTAGCCACGGCGAAATCTCCTCGATCAACCTGGCAGCCGTCGCGCGCCAGGTCAGTTCTTCCGTCCGTGTGCGGCCTCGCTCGCGCAGGCTTGCACGCAACGCGGCGTCGGCGGTGATCCGTTCGAGCAGGCGCGCCAGTTCCGCGGGATCGTCAGGCGACGTGTAGAGCACGGCATCGCCGCACGCTTCCTGTACGGCGGGCAATCTCGACGCGATGACGGGACAGCCCAGTGCCAGCGCTTCGACGGGCGGCAGCCCGAAGCCCTCGTAGCGCGATGGATAGACAAAGCACGCGGCACGCCGGTAAAGCGCGGCCAGTTCGCCATCGCTCACGTAGCCGAGGTGCTTCACAAAGGCGGGCAACGCGTCCTTGCCCGCCCCGTAGACGCGCGGATCGCCGCCGCCCACCACCACGATGTCGAACTGCGCATCGTCGATAAGGCGCGCAGCCTCGGCCACGAGCTGAAAGTTCTTGTGACGGTTGAGGCTGCCGACGGCAAGCACGAACGGACGCCCATTCAGCGTGGGTGCCACGGTCCCTTCGTCCTCTTGCACGCGCAACATGTGCTCGCCGCTCTCCGACACCACGCCAATCTTGCCAACCGGAATCCGGTAAGCGTCACACAGTTCGCGCCGCGAGAATTCCGAAACGGTAATGACACGTTTCGATACCCGGCCAAGGCGCGGCGCCATCAGGCGATACCAGGCGACAAACGACCGGCTGTAGCTGTCGGGCACGCGCGTGGGCGCCGCGTCGTGCAGGACCGTCACCTGACGGCGGTACATCAGCGGTCCCGAGTTGCACAGGTTGAGCAGCAGGCGACCGCGCGCAGCCTGCGGTAGCGCGAGTTGCTCCCAACGCACACCGCCGCCTTTCCCACTGGCTCGCAGCCCGACGTGCAGAAATGGGTTCGGCAAGGCAGTCAGTGCTTCGGGCACGATGATCTCGACCTGCAATCCGGCGACAAGCGGATCGCGCAGCTCGATCAGTTGATCGAGCGCCCGGATGGTCTCGAATGCAAAACGATCGACACCCGTCGCACGTCGGCCAAGGAAGCGGCCATTGATCAACAGGTTGGGGGTATGCACGTGTGTCATCGGCAGGGTCCGAGGTGTCGCTCATGACCGGTCGTCATCCGTGCGCGAAGTCACCGCGACACACGACCGGATTCGACAAGCCACGCCTTACTAGTTATGTGGCTTGAAGTGTGTCCGATGTCCCCTGCCGCGAATGTTCGCCGTCGCTCATGGCACGCCAATTCGCGCATGCAATGCCGCTGCTGAACGCCTGATATTTATCCACGGACCGCGCCTTTTGCATCGCAAGTGAAATCCGATGCTCCGCGAAACAGGTATCCGTTCGCCGTCGCACACACCACGGATGCGGCAACGCATCAGAATGACGGCTGCATTCGCCTCCGACCGACGCAAAACCATCGACGATGCCGGCATGGCGCAAAGCGCCCGGAGCCGGCAGCCGTCGCACGCGAGGAATTCGCCGTGAAGCATCCCGTAGCAAGCATTCCTGCCCTGCCTGCCCGCCAGTCGGCCTCTCGCAGTTCACGCCGTGCAAGCCGGGCGAAGCCTCACAGATGGTTTGGCACGCGCGCCGTCGAAAGTCTCGCTACGAGCCTCTGCGTGCTCGCGTGGGCATCGGCCGCGTACGCTGCCGATCCCGTGCGGGCCATGCCTGTCGACGCCTTCATCGACACGCTCGGTGTCGTCACCCACGTCAACTATACGGACGGGGCCTACGCCAATGTGCGCAACGTCGCCGACGATATGAACTGGCTCGGCCTGCGCCACGTTCGCGACTACACGCCCGGCCCCAGCGCGCCATTCGAAAGCTATGTGTTTCTCGCGCAACGCGGCGTCAGGTTCAACTTCCTGGTGCGCTCGAACATCGCGGAGTCGGTCGATCTGGCCGCGCAGTTGAACGCCGCCGTGCCCGGCAGCGTTGCGGCGATCGAAGGCTTCAACGAGATCGACAACTTTCCGGTTCCGTATCGCGGCCTCAGCGGCATGCCTGCCGGCCTCGCCGCGCAGCGCGATATCTACGCACGCGTGCGAAGCACGCCGGCACTTGCCGGTGTACCCGTCTACGACCTCACTGGCTACGACGTCAAGTCAGTCGAAACGCGCGCGGGTTCCGCCGATTACGCAAACCAGCATGCTTATCCGCAAAACGGCGATCAACCCAGCTATAACGCACCGCACGGCGGCAGCTGGATCCCTTCGGCCATCGGTAGCGTCAAGAAATACAATCTGCCCGTCGTCATCACCGAATTCGGCTACTTCTCGATGCCTCAGTCGGGCTGGTACATGATCGGTGTCGACGAGGCGACCCAGGCCAAAGGCATTCTCAACGGTTATATGGACTCCGCCGCAGCGGGCGTGAAACGGATCTATGTCTACGAACTGCTCGACGAAAAGTCCGATCCGCAGAACAAGAGCGGCGAAATGCACTTCGGGATGTTCCGCTTCGATAACAGTCCCAAGCCCGTGGCCCACGCGGTTCGCAATCTCACGACGATCCTGAACGCCAGCGCGCCCACACGTGCGAAGAGCGCGGCGCGCAACACGCTCGCGTACACGCTGTCGGACATGCCGCCATCGGCCAACAGTCTGCTGCTGCAGAAAAAGGACGGTCGTTTCGTGCTCGTGCTATGGAACGAATCGCGGATCTGGGACCGCGCGAAGGGCACGCCTGTCACCATGCCGCCAGCGCGCGTCAACGTCGATTTCGGCGCGACAGCGCGCCGTGTCGACGTGTACGATCCGCTTGTTTCGGCCGCGCCTGTCGACAGCCAGCGCGACGTGCGCCAGCTCCCCATCGACGTACCCGACCACGTCATTCTGCTCGAAGTCACACTCGCGGACACGCCGGGAACCTGAGCACGTCGAGCGGCACCTGCTCGCGGGCGCCAATGCGTTTCCTGTCTGGGATCTCTTGCTGGCAGCGCTCGGTACCATTCGACAAATTACCGGATTGCGTACGGTCACACACGAAACTGCGCACTCATGTGCGCCCTTGCAATGTCAGAATAAACGCGGAATCGCAGAGCATCCACTCCGGCTGGCCTTGGCAAACGTGCAAATCGCGCCCTACACATGAACAAGCTACAGTCTCTTACCGTGTTGCGAGGCATTGCCGCCACAACCGTCATCTTCTATCACATCATGGTGCCGACGGGGCACGCGCTCGGAGAATTCGGCGTCGACATATTTTTCGTGCTGAGCGGTTTCGTCATCGCACTCGTGCTGGACAGCCCCCGCATCACCGCACAGCGCTTCCTCTCTGACCGCATTGCCCGAATCGTGCCGCTCTACTGGGTGCTCACGCTTGTGGTGCTCGCCGGCACGCTCATCGCGCCTTCCCTGTTCAACTCGACCACAGCTTCCTTCGGAAACCTGCTGAAGTCGCTGTTTTTCATCCCCTATCGCAAGGAGAGTGGCTTTATCTTCCCGATGTTGTTTGTCGGCTGGACGCTGAACTACGAGATGATGTTCTACGTGGTCGCGGCCATTTCGCTGGTGCTGATGCGCCGCTACCGGCTGCTGTTCGCGTCGGCGCTGATCCTCGTGATATTTGTCGCGGCGAATGCATCCCGTTCACATGGCGCGATTGCCGAATTCTATTCGCTTCAGCGCATCTTCGAATTTCCGCTGGGCTTCGTGGTTTACCGGCTGTGGAACCGCGGGCTGCGGATGAAGCCGGCGCTTGCCGGCGGCATAGCAGTCGCGGCCTACACGTGGATGGCATACGTGAGCTGGAACGCCCTGTCGGACTCACACCTGCTGTATTTCGGCGTTCCGGCTTTCCTGCTGGTCGTTTGCAGCCTGAGTCTCGAACCGGCGATAGGCTCTGGCCCGCTCACCAAAGGGGCGATATTCGTCGGCGACGCCAGTTACGCCATCTATCTTAGCCATCCGTACTGTGTCGAAGCCGCGCGCAAGCTACTGACGTCGGCGTTCGATGGCGTTGACGCCACCGGGCCCGTCGCGGTGACGGCGATCATCATCGTGGCGATAGCCGTGGGCGGAGCACTCTACTGGTTCGTCGACAGGCCGCTGCACAAGAGCGCACGCCGGCTCTTGCAGAGCGTACCGGAC
This is a stretch of genomic DNA from Paraburkholderia caribensis. It encodes these proteins:
- a CDS encoding glycosyltransferase family 2 protein, which produces MLNSTVCSQVAMSGEMSLPSSVRQAKVCLIFATRGRAEVLERVVAFVDSQTVQPDMIIISCVSDEDAGKLASRPGLLVLKGQPGLTVQRNHALKHVPDDTDVVVLLDDDFLMHSRWIAEVLKTLDSDPTISCVTGAVLADGIHGPGYSVEEGQAILARADVPESLRVVSTGCPYGCNMAFRASSIAGLRFDERLVLYGWQEDRDFGGQILSRGGRLVRINTALGVHLGVKRGRVSGRKLGYSQVINPLYLVSKKTMPLRDALNHVLRNVGSNVVRSFAPEPWIDRRGRLGGNLIGLWDFVRGRLTPERAAKL
- a CDS encoding glycosyltransferase family 4 protein, giving the protein MANVTLAPTPANDIRRFGRVALVHDWLAAYAGSEKVVEQILQLFPHADLYSVVDFFPEAQRDVLGGKRAHTSFIQHLPRARKSFRHYLPLMPLAIEQFDLSGYDLVISSNHAVAKGVLTGPHQVHVSYVHSPIRYAWDLQHQYLAEAGMQRGMKSWIVRLLLHYMRIWDHRTAHGVDAFVANSAFVGRRIRKAYGSDATVVYPPVDVERFELSTEREDFYLIASRMVPYKRIPLIIEAFAAMPSRRLVVIGDGTDFARAKACATPNVTLLGYQPDAALVDYMQRARAFVFAAEEDFGISVVEAQACGTPVIALGRGGVREIVVESQDPERATGLFFGEQSVESIVDAVERFEQSPPFRAEVCRRNALRFTQERFRREFLSVVERAVEDSKVSADPAPEIRRWRSA
- a CDS encoding glycosyltransferase family 4 protein translates to MTHVHTPNLLINGRFLGRRATGVDRFAFETIRALDQLIELRDPLVAGLQVEIIVPEALTALPNPFLHVGLRASGKGGGVRWEQLALPQAARGRLLLNLCNSGPLMYRRQVTVLHDAAPTRVPDSYSRSFVAWYRLMAPRLGRVSKRVITVSEFSRRELCDAYRIPVGKIGVVSESGEHMLRVQEDEGTVAPTLNGRPFVLAVGSLNRHKNFQLVAEAARLIDDAQFDIVVVGGGDPRVYGAGKDALPAFVKHLGYVSDGELAALYRRAACFVYPSRYEGFGLPPVEALALGCPVIASRLPAVQEACGDAVLYTSPDDPAELARLLERITADAALRASLRERGRTRTEELTWRATAARLIEEISPWLM
- a CDS encoding glycoside hydrolase 5 family protein gives rise to the protein MKHPVASIPALPARQSASRSSRRASRAKPHRWFGTRAVESLATSLCVLAWASAAYAADPVRAMPVDAFIDTLGVVTHVNYTDGAYANVRNVADDMNWLGLRHVRDYTPGPSAPFESYVFLAQRGVRFNFLVRSNIAESVDLAAQLNAAVPGSVAAIEGFNEIDNFPVPYRGLSGMPAGLAAQRDIYARVRSTPALAGVPVYDLTGYDVKSVETRAGSADYANQHAYPQNGDQPSYNAPHGGSWIPSAIGSVKKYNLPVVITEFGYFSMPQSGWYMIGVDEATQAKGILNGYMDSAAAGVKRIYVYELLDEKSDPQNKSGEMHFGMFRFDNSPKPVAHAVRNLTTILNASAPTRAKSAARNTLAYTLSDMPPSANSLLLQKKDGRFVLVLWNESRIWDRAKGTPVTMPPARVNVDFGATARRVDVYDPLVSAAPVDSQRDVRQLPIDVPDHVILLEVTLADTPGT
- a CDS encoding acyltransferase family protein; amino-acid sequence: MNKLQSLTVLRGIAATTVIFYHIMVPTGHALGEFGVDIFFVLSGFVIALVLDSPRITAQRFLSDRIARIVPLYWVLTLVVLAGTLIAPSLFNSTTASFGNLLKSLFFIPYRKESGFIFPMLFVGWTLNYEMMFYVVAAISLVLMRRYRLLFASALILVIFVAANASRSHGAIAEFYSLQRIFEFPLGFVVYRLWNRGLRMKPALAGGIAVAAYTWMAYVSWNALSDSHLLYFGVPAFLLVVCSLSLEPAIGSGPLTKGAIFVGDASYAIYLSHPYCVEAARKLLTSAFDGVDATGPVAVTAIIIVAIAVGGALYWFVDRPLHKSARRLLQSVPDIRLRGASQTGRLQPQAHDRR